The genomic DNA ATCAGGTTGTTCCACCTCAGCTGGGCCCACCTTtagcaagaaacagaaaactcacTACCACTGgggacagccctgtcccctgCAGCTCCcatttcctccagcccctgggaaccCCACACTCCCTCAAAGTTGGCTCCTGAGGCCACATCCTGGGACTTCTCACTTTTACACTGCCAACTAAAAACTGCCATCTGCCTCTATAAGAATGAAGTCACTAGCCACTCCAGCAGCTGACCTTCAACATACTCTGAAATGAGTTCAGGGCAGAGACCAGGAAGgtggcactctgtgctctgggaaaaactgacagaaaaGGCCTTTAGATAGTTATTTTCAGGAGGTTTTTATGAGcttaatttcttacatttttctcatatctagaaaagtaCCAAAATCATTGACAGATACATCTGCTCCTCctgactagcagcaaccttctgcCAAAATCTGTGCTTGATTGCACATATTCCCCTTCAAAATCACAGACATACTGAACTCCCCGTCTCCCTACTGCTTCACAGCATTTCCTCAgagctgagaggctgcctcctgggctgtagtcctcattttgcccccaataaaacttaactcacaactctcacattgtgttttttttttttttttcagtcgacaacacatacacacacacaacccccccccacacacactgggAATGCTTGGGGAAGGGGTATAGGATTTTGTTGGGGGAGGAAGTAGGCAGGCATTTCCTAAGCTCCAGCTCCATCAGCCCCGGGTGTCTCAGATACTACTCTGAAGGTAACTTCCGGTCTGAAGACTGCGGGAGATGTGTAAAAGAAACAGGTGACAGAAGGAAAAGAGGGTAGGGGACTGGATGCCAGAACCTCCAAGGCCATCAATAGGCCCCAATACCATGGGGACGAGGCACTGGGGCCTCACACCGTAAACAGGGAGCCCTTGCTGGGCTGGGCGGGACCCAAGTTGGAGGGCGGAGCACAGAGGAGCAGAGGAGGTGCGGGGCTGGGTGTCCCACTCACTGGCAGGTAGTACATTCCGTCCACGGGCCCCGCCTGAGAGGCCCAGGGTAGCTGGGGGCCGCTGAAGACCGGCGGGCCTGGGGATGGTGGCAGAGACAGGCCAGCGACAGGCCCATAGGCGGGCGGGTAGAGACCGGGACCAAGAGCCAGCGGGGTATAGACGCGGCGGGGTGGCACCGAGGGCGAGGGTGGCAGCAGAACCTCCACGTACTGCCCGCTCTCGGGATCGAAGAGCAGCCGCAGCCGAGGCTGCCTGGGCGCCTCGAAAAAGTAGTAGCGGCCGCTCTCGGGGTCCACCAGGACCTTCCCCGGGTGCACGGCCCCAAGCGGCCTGCGCGCCCCACGATAGGGGCCTTCCGGGGACCGGTCCGTGGGAGGTGCCGAGGCcgcgcggggccggggcggggccgttCTGCCAGCCAATGCCTGGGGCTCTCGCGGGAGGGGCGACTGGACCGCTTCCGCGGACTCATGGGCCTTAGTGGTCGTCTCCAGTTTGGGTGTTATTCCAGGGCTCGAGCTAGGGTGCGCCGGCGGGGAGCTGGGGCGAGGAGGTTGGGCCCCTGCAGGCCCTATGGGCGACCTCTGGGGTGAGGTGTGAGCGCCGCCTAGAGGGCTGGTCTGACCCTTGTCGTCGGGGACTAGGCGCTGGGCCTCAGCATCCCGGTTCTTTCCGCCAGGACCGCGCACCAGGACTTCCCGGGTTCCCTCCGGCCGGCGGCCTAAGGCTAGGGCGCCAGGCAGGCGGATCTCAGTGCGCGCGAAGGGTTTCGCCGTACTGTTCTCTGCCCTCCGCCTCAGGGCCCCGTTGGGCTGCGTAACCTCCGGAGGGACTGTGTCTGGCGTCAGCTCTGGAGGGTCATAGGGGTGTGACACGACCGGCAGAAAGTCCTTGAGAAAAACGGAAGTGTAGTGAGCCGGGGCTGAGGACCCAAGCGCCTGAAGCTCCTGTGTCTTGGATGCGCCGCCCTCCTCCAAGCGGGGGTCCGCAGGAGTCGCAGGCAGACCTGCCCCTGGGGTGCCTGCCGGGAAGCTTGGTGCGTATGTAGTCTTCACCATCTTGCGCACGTCGCGAGGCCGAGGAATGGCCACGCGCGGACGTCCTGAGGCCGCTTCTCCAGGGCCCAGGGCTTCTGGGTGCGCATCGGCATCCAGGGTGCCCACGAGGCGACTGAGAGGCAGCTGGGGTGCAGCCACCTCTGGCGACAGCTGACTGCCTCGGAAGGCAGAACCTGGCATTTCCCGCGTGGACGGACTCTGCGCCTCTGTTAGCTCTGGAGTCCTGGGTGCAGATGGCGTGGGAAGCACCAGTTTCTCCTGGGCTACTCCATTCATAGCTTCTCGCTTAGATACTACCGATGAGCTCTGCACTGTGGGGTCCCACGTCTCTTGGGGCGATGGGCTCCACGTCCCAGCAGGACGATATGGAGCCTCCCATGAGGACAAGGCTGGTGGGGACGGACTCCTACTCCCCTCAGCTGTATCCCCGACTGTTGGATGCGGAACTTTCCACGAGGAAGGAGC from Camelus bactrianus isolate YW-2024 breed Bactrian camel chromosome 3, ASM4877302v1, whole genome shotgun sequence includes the following:
- the PROB1 gene encoding proline-rich basic protein 1 — protein: MLTALAPPALPGHPGRLPTAPARRQDSSGSSGSYHTAPGSPEPWDFGPDAEGRTNWPRVAPALGAGAQPRLSVSAQNSRQQLWPGSGFPRGPSSGPRPPLPQLRMLPSGEMEVIFGTGPLFSRSDAEDSEVQQLTARAYSNLSPPASSIPAEPQPLAPDGGSRWATYLELRPSGPSPATPAQFECVEVALEERAAPVKPRTVPKRQIELRPRPRSPPRLATAPRPRLLLRTGSLDESLGRLQAAAGLVQTALARKLSPVTSASSNATFGLTGPPEPATPEKPRGTRVVLEEAKSRPPRVHYSSAPARAPRPWPSLRERAIRRDKPTPGTEPLGPVSSSIFLQSKEKNQEAHNQEPKTRFPRETPDRTVLKAQSSPLESRTPWEVSSKTARPRSPSPLWQAPNGTLRGPQCPSPQNPSPWNRAVRSVCNPPLPEASSAWESQDPAVTETVSTKSTSPPTLSQWNQGVTRAQSPSSEAPSSWKVPHPTVGDTAEGSRSPSPPALSSWEAPYRPAGTWSPSPQETWDPTVQSSSVVSKREAMNGVAQEKLVLPTPSAPRTPELTEAQSPSTREMPGSAFRGSQLSPEVAAPQLPLSRLVGTLDADAHPEALGPGEAASGRPRVAIPRPRDVRKMVKTTYAPSFPAGTPGAGLPATPADPRLEEGGASKTQELQALGSSAPAHYTSVFLKDFLPVVSHPYDPPELTPDTVPPEVTQPNGALRRRAENSTAKPFARTEIRLPGALALGRRPEGTREVLVRGPGGKNRDAEAQRLVPDDKGQTSPLGGAHTSPQRSPIGPAGAQPPRPSSPPAHPSSSPGITPKLETTTKAHESAEAVQSPLPREPQALAGRTAPPRPRAASAPPTDRSPEGPYRGARRPLGAVHPGKVLVDPESGRYYFFEAPRQPRLRLLFDPESGQYVEVLLPPSPSVPPRRVYTPLALGPGLYPPAYGPVAGLSLPPSPGPPVFSGPQLPWASQAGPVDGMYYLPVSGTPSPAPPLLLCAPPSNLGPAQPSKGSLFTV